Proteins encoded by one window of Streptomyces sp. NBC_01571:
- the cseB gene encoding two-component system response regulator CseB translates to MAEQTHVLFVEDDDVIREATQLALERDGFAVTAMPDGLSGLEAFRADRPDIALLDVMVPGLDGVSLCRRIRDESTVPVIMLSARADSIDVVLGLEAGADDYVTKPFDGAVLVARIRAVLRRFGHASGPNAGTDTPSSVDGGLLSFGDGDLEIDTEGMEVLKGGVRVALTPTEMRLLLEFSSAPGTVLSRDKLLERVWDYGWGGDTRVVDVHVQRLRTKIGQDRIETVRGFGYKLKA, encoded by the coding sequence ATGGCAGAGCAGACCCACGTCCTGTTCGTCGAGGACGACGATGTCATCCGCGAGGCCACGCAACTCGCGCTGGAACGCGACGGCTTCGCGGTCACCGCGATGCCCGACGGCCTGTCGGGTCTGGAGGCGTTCCGTGCGGACCGCCCCGACATCGCCCTCCTGGACGTCATGGTCCCCGGCCTCGACGGCGTCAGCCTGTGCCGTCGTATCCGTGACGAGTCCACCGTCCCCGTGATCATGCTGTCGGCGCGGGCCGACTCGATCGATGTCGTCCTGGGTCTGGAAGCGGGCGCCGACGACTATGTGACCAAGCCCTTCGACGGGGCCGTGCTGGTCGCCCGCATCCGCGCGGTGCTGCGGCGCTTCGGGCACGCGAGCGGTCCGAACGCGGGCACGGACACGCCCTCGTCGGTCGACGGCGGCCTGCTCTCCTTCGGGGACGGGGACCTGGAGATCGACACCGAGGGCATGGAGGTGCTCAAGGGCGGGGTGCGGGTCGCGCTGACTCCCACCGAGATGCGGCTGCTGCTGGAGTTCTCGTCCGCGCCGGGCACGGTGCTGAGCCGCGACAAGCTGCTCGAACGGGTGTGGGACTACGGCTGGGGCGGTGACACCCGCGTCGTCGATGTCCATGTCCAGCGGCTGCGGACGAAGATCGGCCAGGACCGGATCGAGACGGTCCGTGGTTTCGGCTACAAGTTGAAGGCCTGA
- a CDS encoding SigE family RNA polymerase sigma factor: MAHGEVLEFEEYVRTRQDALLRSARRLVPDPVDAQDLLQTALVRTYGRWDGIADKRLADAYLRRVMINTRTEWWRARKLEEVPTEQLPDARVEDSTEQHADRALLMDIMKVLAPKQRSVVVLRHWEQMSTEETAAALGMSAGTVKSTLHRALARLREELESRDQEERGARALEPGKERERCAA; this comes from the coding sequence ATGGCGCACGGCGAGGTGCTCGAATTCGAGGAGTACGTCCGCACTCGGCAGGACGCGCTGCTGCGCAGTGCCCGTCGCCTGGTCCCCGACCCCGTCGACGCCCAGGACCTGCTGCAGACCGCGCTCGTACGCACGTACGGCCGCTGGGACGGCATCGCGGACAAGCGGCTGGCCGACGCGTACCTGCGCCGCGTGATGATCAATACGCGGACCGAGTGGTGGCGTGCGCGGAAGCTCGAGGAGGTGCCCACCGAGCAGCTCCCGGACGCTCGCGTCGAGGACTCCACCGAGCAGCACGCGGACCGCGCGCTCCTCATGGACATCATGAAGGTGCTCGCTCCGAAGCAGCGCAGTGTCGTGGTGCTGCGACACTGGGAGCAGATGTCCACGGAGGAGACGGCCGCCGCGCTCGGCATGTCGGCCGGAACGGTCAAGAGCACGCTGCACCGGGCGCTGGCCCGGCTCCGCGAGGAGCTGGAGAGCCGGGACCAGGAGGAGCGCGGCGCCCGCGCGCTCGAACCGGGTAAGGAGCGGGAGCGTTGCGCGGCCTAG
- a CDS encoding A/G-specific adenine glycosylase, translated as MTAPTLPTPSPQPTASGETLHEPVITWFDEHARDLPWRRPDAGPWGVMVSEFMLQQTPVSRVLPVYEQWVARWPRPADLAKEAPGEAVRAWGRLGYPRRALRLHGAAVAITERHGGDVPTEHAQLLALPGIGEYTAAAVASFAYGQRHAVLDTNVRRVFARAVAGVQYPPNATTAAERKLARALLPESERTASRWAAASMELGALICTAKNESCHRCPIAGQCAWRLAGKPEHDGPPRRGQTYAGTDRQVRGKLLAVLREAVTPVPQSALDRVWEEPVQRARALDGLVADGLVEPLTGGLYRLPLT; from the coding sequence ATGACTGCACCCACCTTGCCCACACCCAGCCCCCAGCCCACCGCCTCCGGCGAGACCCTGCACGAGCCGGTGATCACCTGGTTCGACGAGCACGCCCGCGATCTCCCCTGGCGCCGCCCCGATGCCGGCCCCTGGGGCGTGATGGTCAGTGAGTTCATGTTGCAGCAGACCCCGGTGAGCCGCGTCCTGCCCGTGTACGAACAGTGGGTGGCCCGCTGGCCCCGCCCCGCCGACCTCGCCAAGGAGGCCCCGGGCGAAGCCGTCCGCGCCTGGGGCCGCCTCGGCTACCCCCGCCGCGCCCTCCGGCTGCACGGCGCCGCGGTCGCCATAACGGAACGCCACGGCGGCGACGTACCCACGGAGCACGCACAGCTGCTCGCGCTGCCCGGCATCGGCGAGTACACGGCCGCCGCGGTGGCGTCCTTCGCGTACGGCCAGCGGCACGCCGTGCTGGACACGAATGTGCGCAGGGTCTTCGCCCGGGCCGTGGCCGGCGTGCAGTATCCCCCGAACGCCACCACGGCCGCCGAGCGCAAGCTCGCCCGCGCCCTGCTCCCCGAGAGCGAGCGCACCGCCTCCCGCTGGGCCGCCGCCTCCATGGAACTCGGCGCGCTGATCTGTACGGCGAAGAACGAGAGCTGCCACCGCTGCCCCATCGCCGGCCAGTGCGCCTGGCGGCTGGCGGGCAAGCCGGAGCACGACGGCCCGCCGCGCCGCGGCCAGACGTACGCCGGTACCGACCGTCAGGTGCGCGGCAAACTGCTCGCCGTACTCAGGGAAGCCGTCACACCCGTCCCGCAATCCGCCCTGGACCGCGTGTGGGAGGAGCCGGTGCAGCGTGCCCGCGCTCTGGACGGGCTCGTCGCCGACGGACTCGTCGAACCCCTCACGGGCGGTTTGTATCGGCTGCCCTTGACCTGA
- the disA gene encoding DNA integrity scanning diadenylate cyclase DisA, whose amino-acid sequence MAANDRAAAPGKSGGSSGADGLMRASLSAVAPGTALRDGLERILRGNTGGLIVLGWDKTVESMCTGGFVLDVEFTATRLRELCKLDGGIVIDKDLTKILRAGVQLVPDPTIPTEETGTRHRTADRVSKQVGFPVVSVSQSMRLIALYVDGQRRVLEDSAAILSRANQALATLERYKLRLDEVAGTLSALEIEDLVTVRDVSAVAQRLEMVRRIATEIAEYVVELGTDGRLLALQLDELIAGVEPERELVVRDYVPEPTAKRSRTVDEALSELNALAHAELLELPTVARALGYTGSPEALDSAVSPRGFRLLAKVPRLPGAIIDRLVEHFGGLQKLLAASVDDLQAVDGVGEARARSVREGLSRLAESSILERYV is encoded by the coding sequence GTGGCAGCCAACGACCGGGCAGCAGCTCCCGGAAAGTCCGGTGGGAGCTCCGGTGCCGATGGCCTGATGCGCGCCTCTTTGAGCGCCGTGGCACCCGGCACGGCCCTGCGCGACGGGCTCGAACGAATTCTCCGCGGCAACACCGGCGGACTCATCGTGCTCGGCTGGGACAAGACCGTCGAGTCGATGTGCACCGGCGGCTTCGTGCTGGACGTGGAGTTCACCGCGACCCGGCTGCGCGAGCTGTGCAAGCTCGACGGCGGCATCGTGATCGACAAGGACCTCACCAAGATCCTCCGGGCGGGCGTGCAGCTGGTCCCGGACCCGACGATCCCCACCGAGGAGACGGGTACGCGGCACCGCACCGCGGACCGCGTGAGCAAGCAGGTCGGCTTCCCCGTCGTCTCGGTCTCCCAGTCGATGCGGCTGATCGCCCTGTACGTCGACGGTCAGCGCCGCGTCCTGGAGGACTCCGCCGCGATCCTCTCGCGTGCCAACCAGGCCCTCGCGACGCTGGAGCGCTACAAGCTCCGCCTCGACGAGGTCGCGGGCACGCTCTCCGCGCTGGAGATCGAGGACCTGGTCACCGTCCGGGACGTGTCGGCGGTGGCGCAGCGTCTGGAGATGGTGCGCCGCATCGCGACCGAGATCGCCGAGTACGTGGTGGAGTTGGGCACGGACGGACGTCTGCTCGCCCTCCAGCTCGACGAGTTGATCGCGGGCGTGGAGCCCGAGCGTGAGCTGGTGGTCCGCGACTACGTGCCCGAGCCGACCGCGAAGCGCTCCCGCACGGTGGACGAGGCACTCTCCGAGCTGAACGCCCTCGCCCATGCCGAACTGCTCGAGCTGCCCACCGTGGCACGGGCGTTGGGTTACACCGGCTCCCCCGAGGCGCTCGACTCCGCGGTCTCGCCCCGCGGTTTCCGGCTCCTCGCGAAGGTGCCGCGCCTGCCCGGCGCGATCATCGACCGTCTCGTCGAGCACTTCGGTGGTCTGCAGAAGCTTCTCGCGGCCAGCGTCGACGATCTCCAGGCCGTCGACGGGGTGGGCGAGGCGCGGGCGCGCAGCGTGCGCGAAGGTCTTTCGCGGCTGGCGGAGTCGTCGATCCTGGAACGGTACGTCTGA
- the radA gene encoding DNA repair protein RadA, with product MAARTKTAKDRPSYRCTECGWQTAKWLGRCPECQAWGTVEEYGAPAVRTTTPGRVTTSAVPIGQVDGRQATARSTGVPELDRVLGGGLVPGAVVLLAGEPGVGKSTLLLDVAAKAASDEHRTLYVTGEESASQVRLRADRIKAIDDHLYLAAETDLAAVLGHLDAVKPSLLILDSVQTVASPEIDGAPGGMAQVREVAGALIRASKERGMSTLLVGHVTKDGAIAGPRLLEHLVDVVLSFEGDRHARLRLVRGVKNRYGTTDEVGCFELHDEGITGLTDPSGLFLTRRAEPVPGTCLTVTLEGRRPLVAEVQALTVDSQIPSPRRTTSGLETSRVSMMLAVLEQRGRISALGKRDIYSATVGGVKLSEPAADLAIALALASAASDTPLPKNLVAIGEVGLAGEVRRVTGVQRRLAEAHRLGFTHALVPSDPGRTPPGMKVLEVADMGEALRVLPRSRRREAPREDEERR from the coding sequence ATGGCTGCCCGTACGAAAACCGCGAAGGACCGTCCGTCCTACCGCTGCACCGAATGCGGCTGGCAGACGGCCAAGTGGCTCGGCCGCTGCCCGGAGTGCCAGGCGTGGGGGACGGTCGAGGAGTACGGCGCACCCGCGGTGCGGACCACGACGCCCGGCCGGGTCACCACCTCAGCGGTCCCCATCGGCCAGGTCGACGGCCGCCAGGCCACCGCGCGCAGCACCGGCGTGCCCGAGCTGGACCGCGTCCTGGGCGGCGGTCTGGTGCCCGGCGCGGTCGTCCTGCTCGCGGGCGAGCCCGGCGTCGGGAAGTCCACCCTGCTCCTGGACGTGGCGGCGAAGGCGGCGAGCGACGAGCACCGCACGCTGTATGTGACGGGTGAGGAGTCGGCGAGCCAGGTCCGGCTGCGGGCCGACCGCATCAAGGCCATCGACGACCACCTCTATCTGGCCGCGGAGACCGACCTCGCGGCCGTCCTCGGCCATCTGGACGCCGTGAAGCCGTCGCTCCTCATCCTCGACTCGGTCCAGACCGTCGCCTCCCCGGAGATCGACGGCGCCCCGGGCGGTATGGCCCAGGTCCGTGAGGTCGCCGGGGCACTCATCCGCGCGTCCAAGGAGCGCGGCATGTCGACCCTCCTCGTGGGCCATGTCACCAAGGACGGCGCGATCGCGGGCCCCCGCCTGCTCGAACACCTCGTGGACGTCGTCCTGAGCTTCGAGGGCGACCGGCACGCCCGCCTCAGGCTGGTCCGAGGCGTCAAGAACCGTTACGGGACGACGGACGAGGTCGGCTGCTTCGAGCTGCACGACGAGGGCATCACGGGCCTGACCGACCCCTCCGGCCTCTTCCTCACCCGACGTGCCGAGCCGGTCCCGGGCACCTGCCTGACCGTGACCCTGGAAGGCCGCCGGCCCCTGGTGGCGGAGGTGCAAGCGCTCACCGTGGACTCGCAGATCCCGTCCCCGCGCCGGACGACCTCCGGTCTGGAGACCTCCCGCGTCTCCATGATGCTGGCCGTCCTGGAGCAGCGGGGCCGGATCAGCGCCCTCGGAAAGCGTGACATCTACTCGGCGACGGTCGGCGGCGTGAAGCTCTCCGAGCCGGCCGCGGACCTCGCGATCGCCCTCGCGCTCGCGTCCGCGGCGAGTGACACTCCTCTCCCCAAAAACCTCGTCGCGATCGGTGAAGTGGGCCTCGCCGGGGAGGTCAGACGGGTCACGGGGGTGCAGCGGAGACTGGCCGAAGCCCACCGACTGGGCTTCACCCACGCCCTCGTTCCGAGCGATCCGGGCAGGACGCCACCCGGTATGAAGGTCCTGGAAGTCGCCGACATGGGCGAGGCGCTGCGGGTCCTTCCGCGCTCGCGTCGTCGAGAGGCCCCACGGGAGGACGAAGAGCGCCGGTAG